Within the bacterium genome, the region GTAGCAATATGGCGAGGCTGCCAGGTGACTGTCTGCCAACCGGCTCTTTGATCTAACACTATATGATCGACTTGACGCCCGGTAATGTCATGTAAAGTCAACTGTGCATTCCCATCCTTCACCAATCCAATACGCAACTGAATGGCGTTATTGAATGGGTTCGGGTATGCGTTTGTTATGCTCGTTTCCGTCGGCAAGAGACCATCACTTGCTTCAGGTGCATCGACTTGTACAATTGCAATCACAGTTCGTGACATCGCATAAACCGGTTCGTTGTACAAATCTTGTATCACTGTAGAAAGGTACCAGAAGCCGTCGGCAAGGAATCCGATGTTCCATTGTACGGTATCGATCCCATCGTGTTCGTAAGATGGCCAAACTCGATTCGACATAACCGGACTGCCGGAACCGGGGAAGGAATCGGTACTATTAAAGAGGAACCATGATGCACTATCGTCTTCATCGCCGTTCGAGACAATCAACGGAATGTTTGTGTGCCGTCCCAATTGCCGTTGTACGTAAATCGTGTCGGGAATGGATAGCGACCGGAATGTGCCATTATACCAAATGGAATCAACCGATGTTGTAGGTGGATAATTGGGCGTAACTGCACCAAATGCCGTCATACAGGAATTATTGGTTTCCGAAGATTCCAACAGCGTATTATCGGCATCCAATTGCCATGTCACCTCGTACGGACCTTCGATGGGAACGATAAACGGTGTTGAATAAAGGTTGTATGTCGTCTCTTCTTCGCCGGCATTGACATCAAGTTGAGTACTGAAGAATGCTTGATTATTCACCAAACATTGCGCGCGGGTACGAACGGCATTGCCTAACGAATCGCGAAGCAATCCATTGCCGGCAATCTTGTGTTGCAGATGGAAAAGTAGCGTATCGCCAACCTGCGGATAGGTAATCCATACTGTATCGCGAGCACGATAGGTGGCACAACGAACAGCGTTATGATCAAACAAACCATCGTCGATGGAAACTTTGACATTATCTACGAATGCACCACGAAGGCTATCGTTGATGGCGTTGGACTTAAAGCGCCAACCTAACCAAACATAACGCTTACCTAACGCTGAAATGATTGTGCCTGCGCTGTCCAAACTATCCATTTTCATTAATGCAAATTGCCAATAAGTATCGGCACGCCCGCAGTGAAAACCCCTGACCAAAGTATCGCGAACCCAAACGCCAGCAGTATCGAACACCGGAAACGTCCGAACCGGCTGATACCATTGGTCGCGTGCAGTCAATGGATTGGGTGGGGAGGGAGAAGTTGCACTAAATGCTACTTCCCAGAAGAAAGTGTCGCCGACTGCAACTCGATTAATCCATTCAAAGGACGCTCGCGCATCGCGAACCCGCACCCGCACATTCGTCGGTGGAATTGTGGTTGTATCTTCCATAATCGTTAACGAGTCGGTCGCAAACGGACCCCAACGCATGTGGGTGTGCATATTCACCCGATAGCGATCAAATTCGGGATCACGACCGCCAGTTGTGACGTTGCTATTCGAGGCGTCACACCAAGCCGCTTGGATGTAACGCTCGGGATAGGATGGGTCAACCCGGTAGATATAGTTCTGAATGCCCCAATGTGGTTGGGTGACTTGAGGCCAAGGAACAACTACCCACGGTTGCGAGTTTGTCCATCCTTGTCGCGGTTGACGCCAAGTCCATGTTCGGGGATCGTTTTCAAAGTTTTCCTGCATGACATACTTCCATGCAGCGAGTGCAGGGATTGCCGTGGTAAGCACAAATCCTAACGCAAGCGCTAACCACATCATCCGGCTACTGCCTAATGACCATCGTTTCATGCTTTCCTCCATCGCTGTTTTCTGATCAATGTATCCACAATACAAATCGGTATAAGCTACTCACGAAAGTGTTCGAGGACAAATCTCGTTGGCATCTCCCCGTAATTTTCCTGTGATAGCGAGCGCTGTCCAAACTCCGGCACAAGCGGCACTTTCCAACGTCGCCGGCAAACCGGTTGCTAAATCGTCGGAGGCTCGCCAAACATGTGGGATCACCAACTTTGGTGGAAGCCTTGCCTGTTGCCATTGTTGGGTTTGCAGGGGAGTCGCGGTAAGTTCTTTTACAATTCCCATCTCCTTAACAATTACCAATTCCGGGAAAATTGTCTGAAGCTGTTCTGCAACATTCCGATAGATATCTTGATGGGATAGCGACGCCCACTCCGGGTTTCCGCTGGTCACCGCTTCCAAGATAGCGGGCGTGCCTGCCGAAACGAAGACCCAGTCGATGGCACCTTTAGAAAAACCTACCCATCCCGGCTTAATGCCTTGAACTTGTATCCGCACTGTAACAATAGGAGAATACTGTATATCACTATCGCTAATCAGTAACATGCGGGCTCGGGCTGGAACGGCAAGTACTACCTCGTCACATTCAATTTCCGTCGAACCACAAATAACCGTTATACAACTTTCACTGGGTTGGATTTGAGTCACGGGAATTCCAGTTTGAATATCAACACCATTTTGTAAAAGATTATCTCTCAGAGGCGTAATTATCATTTCAGTGAGTGGAGTCACCCGGAACAGCTTCGCATACTCGCCTTTCAGAAAGAGCGACTCAGTTACAACGGTACGAAATAACGAAAAATCTGTCAGTTCGATTGGTGTATTGATTGTTGACATCACAAACAATCGGAGAAAATCACGGATTCGGTCACTGAACCGATGGTGTTGTACCCAATCGTCGACTGTTTTCCACTTTGATTGATGAGTGAGGGATAATGCAAACAGGCATTTCGCAAATCTCAATCCATCCAATCCAAAGGCTCGGTACATTTCCCAAAGCGTAAAGAGCCGAAATTTCCCCGGAGTCAAGCGCTGTTTGCGATTCTTGTCATCAAACCATTCAATCGAAGTAAATTTTGCGTCGATTGGTAACGGCTTTCCAACGTAATCGAGCAAACCTCGCAACATGCGATAATTACCGGAAACTAAATGGGGTCCATTGTCTAAGGGAGGAGTGGTAGGTTGGGTACACGCGCGTCCACCCAAGTAAGGTCTTCGTTCGAGTAACGTTACCCGGAATTTTTCTCGCGCAAGAATTGTCGCACATGATAA harbors:
- a CDS encoding T9SS type A sorting domain-containing protein — its product is MKRWSLGSSRMMWLALALGFVLTTAIPALAAWKYVMQENFENDPRTWTWRQPRQGWTNSQPWVVVPWPQVTQPHWGIQNYIYRVDPSYPERYIQAAWCDASNSNVTTGGRDPEFDRYRVNMHTHMRWGPFATDSLTIMEDTTTIPPTNVRVRVRDARASFEWINRVAVGDTFFWEVAFSATSPSPPNPLTARDQWYQPVRTFPVFDTAGVWVRDTLVRGFHCGRADTYWQFALMKMDSLDSAGTIISALGKRYVWLGWRFKSNAINDSLRGAFVDNVKVSIDDGLFDHNAVRCATYRARDTVWITYPQVGDTLLFHLQHKIAGNGLLRDSLGNAVRTRAQCLVNNQAFFSTQLDVNAGEEETTYNLYSTPFIVPIEGPYEVTWQLDADNTLLESSETNNSCMTAFGAVTPNYPPTTSVDSIWYNGTFRSLSIPDTIYVQRQLGRHTNIPLIVSNGDEDDSASWFLFNSTDSFPGSGSPVMSNRVWPSYEHDGIDTVQWNIGFLADGFWYLSTVIQDLYNEPVYAMSRTVIAIVQVDAPEASDGLLPTETSITNAYPNPFNNAIQLRIGLVKDGNAQLTLHDITGRQVDHIVLDQRAGWQTVTWQPRHIATGVYFARLQVNGNVMSTVKVMYLK
- a CDS encoding FAD-dependent oxidoreductase, producing the protein MKHVVVIGGGVAGLSCATILAREKFRVTLLERRPYLGGRACTQPTTPPLDNGPHLVSGNYRMLRGLLDYVGKPLPIDAKFTSIEWFDDKNRKQRLTPGKFRLFTLWEMYRAFGLDGLRFAKCLFALSLTHQSKWKTVDDWVQHHRFSDRIRDFLRLFVMSTINTPIELTDFSLFRTVVTESLFLKGEYAKLFRVTPLTEMIITPLRDNLLQNGVDIQTGIPVTQIQPSESCITVICGSTEIECDEVVLAVPARARMLLISDSDIQYSPIVTVRIQVQGIKPGWVGFSKGAIDWVFVSAGTPAILEAVTSGNPEWASLSHQDIYRNVAEQLQTIFPELVIVKEMGIVKELTATPLQTQQWQQARLPPKLVIPHVWRASDDLATGLPATLESAACAGVWTALAITGKLRGDANEICPRTLS